The nucleotide window CAGCCTAATGGAATCGAAGTACAGGTGGAATACCGAACAGATTTATATGAAGCAAAAACAGTTGCCGCTCTAATGGAACGCTATGTAATCGTCCTGCAGCAGGCGTTGCATAATCCGGCCATTTCAGAATTGAATGTGCTGTTGGAACAGGAACAAGAAAAAATCCTGCTTAACTGGAATCCGAAAGGCCATGTAAGCAAGCAAAAAACGATTGCCGAACAATTCGAAGCGATTGTGGAAATGCATCCCGAACGAATTGCCGTAAGTGACGAAAAAGAAGGGCTAACTTATACCGATTTGAACCGTAAAGCGAACCAGTTAGCGCATCTTTTACTGGAAAAAGGCGTTACATCTGAAACATTTGTCGCACTGTTAATGCCGCGTTCAACCGATATGATTGTCAGTATTTTAGCCGTTTTAAAAACCGGCGCTGCCTATGTGCCGATCGATCCGGTTTATCCGCAAGACCGTATTGACTATATTTTGAATGATTCAAACCCGAGCTGTTTAATCACTTCCGAAGACTTGAAGCCGTCTGCAGAAGCGACGCCTGCGATGGAAGTGCTTGTAATGGAGGAGCTTTCGCTTACTTCATTCCCTGCTGAAAATACGGAACATAACAATCAGCCAATGAATCCGGCTTATGTCATCTATACTTCCGGTTCAACAGGCCGACCAAAAGGTGTGGTTATTCCCAACCAAAACGTTATCCGCTTATTTGATGCAACAGATAAATGGTTTCATTTTAACGAAGAAGATCGCTTGTCGCTGTTCCATTCCTATGCCTTTGACTTTTCCGTATGGGAAATATGGGGAGCCCTGTTATACGGTGGCGAGCTCGTAATTATCCCGTACAATGTCAGCCGCTCTCCCATCGACTTTTTGACATTGCTTGCAGACAAGAAAATTACGGTGCTGAACCAGACACCATCTGCCTTTTATCAGCTCATGACCATTGATAAAGAACATCCCGAACTGTCCGAACAACTGGCACTTCGCTACATTGTGTTTGGCGGGGAGGCACTTAATCTGACGCGTTTACAGGAATGGTATGACCGACATCCGGCAGATGCCCCTACCCTTGTGAATATGTACGGCATTACCGAGACAACTGTCCATGTCAGCTACTTAAGTTTAAATGAAGAACTGAGCCAGTCACAGGCGAATAGTCTGATCGGCACGGCGATTCCCGATTTAAACATCTATGTCCTTGATGGGCAGTTAAAACCTGTTCCTCCCGGTGTTGTCGGCGAAATGTATGTTTCTGGAGAAGGCTTGGCACAAGGCTATTTAAACCGCGCTTCCTTAACGGCAGAACGTTTTATCGCCAACCCTTATGGAATTCCGGGAAGCCGGATGTACCGAACAGGCGATCTGGCTCGCTGGACGAAAAACGGCGAACTGGACTATATCGGACGCATTGACCACCAAGTGAAAATACGCGGTTTCCGCATTGAGCTTGGCGAGATTGAACAAGTCCTTCTGAAACATCCGCAAATCGCACAGGCAGCTGTCATTGCGAGAGAAGATCGAAAAGAAGATGTCCGCTTGGCTGCCTACTATGTTCCGGAGCAAGGCACGGATGTAACCGAACAAATGTTGAAAGAATTCGTTTCCCGTTCGCTACCGGCCTATATGGTTCCTTCAAGCTGCACTTGCCTGGAGCAGATGCCGCTTACCGCCAACGGAAAACTGGATACGAAGCAGCTCCCTGCACCTGTCATTACATTGCAGGAACTTGTATTGCCGAAAACACCGCAGGAAACATTGCTTTGTGAACTGTTCTGCGAAGTACTGAATCTGCCACAGGTGGGCACAGAGGACAGCTTTTTCGAACTTGGCGGCCACTCGTTATTAGCCGTACAGCTGATTGGACGCATTCGCGAGGCATTCGGTAAAGAGCTGGCAATCGGGCATTTATTTGAAGCACCTACTGTATCCGGTCTCGCACATATTCTGCAAAAAGGGAAAGATTCGCAAGCATTGAACACCGTACTGCCGTTACGCAACGGGGAGCAACCGATTTTTGCTGTCCATCCTGCAGGGGGGTTAAGTTGGTGCTATGCCGGACTGCTAAAAAATCTGCCGCCACAATTTGCCCTATACGGGATTCAAGCAAAAGGGATTGCGCAAGACTGTGAACTTCCGCGTTCTTTAACTGAAATGGCGCTCGGCTATATTGAGGCCATCAAGGAAATTCAGCCAAAAGGACCTTATTGTCTACTCGGATGGTCTCTTGGCGGAAATGTCGTACAGGAAATGGCTGTCCAGCTGGAACGCCAAGGAGAAGAACTGTCGCTTCTATGCATTATGGATGCCTACCCGTTCACATTCACTCCACCAGTGGAGCTGACGGAAGAACAGGAGGCACTTGTCGCACTTCTTGCCCTAGCCGGCTATGAACCTGACATAGAAGATGAAGTTACACAGGAATATGTAATGAATGCTCTAAAAGCAGAAGGCAGCGCGATTGCAACATTAGATGAGTCGACCATTTTGCTCTTAAAAGAAGTGTATAAAAACTCGATTCAGTTACTGAAAAATCATCAGCACGAAACGTATGATGGCGATGCTTTATTTTATAAATCTACACTTGTGCCAGATTGGATCCCGGACGTTGATGTTACTTCGTGGAATCCGTATATCAAAGGAGAGCTTACACAGATTGATATTGCATGTCGCCATAAAGATATGTGTCAGTCCATCCCATTGAATGAAATCGGCCAAACGTTAATCAAGCACTTAGTAAAGGAGAAAAAAATGTATGTCTAACCCTTTTGAACAAGATGATCGTGAGTACTATGTTTTGCGAAATGCGGAAGAACAGCACTCATTATGGCCTGCAGTCATCCCTGCCCCTGCCGGATGGGAGGTCGTATATGGCCCTGCATTAAAACCATTATGCCAACTCTATATAGAAGAAAATTGGCTGGATATGAGACCTAAAAGTCTGCGTAGTGTTTTAGGATGAAAGCACAGCGAGCAGTCATCATCGCCCTCTATGTAGTGGCGATGTTCATGGTTTCGATCGACGGAACGATTGTCAATGTGCTTCTTCCTACGATTGCCGTTGAATTCGGTGTAACGCCGGGGGCAACGAATGGCATTAATATCGGCTACCTTGTCAGCATCGCGGTTGCGTTGCCTGCTGCCGGCTATTTAAGCAATCGGTTCGGCGTAAAAAGAATGTATGTACTCTCTGTCAGTCTATTTACACTTGCC belongs to Solibacillus sp. FSL W7-1436 and includes:
- a CDS encoding MbtH family protein, which codes for MSNPFEQDDREYYVLRNAEEQHSLWPAVIPAPAGWEVVYGPALKPLCQLYIEENWLDMRPKSLRSVLG